The DNA segment TTTGATCCTGGTTACCTCCGGGGCCATCGCCAGCACGGCCCGTGTCGTCGTGGACGCTTTGCGGCAAAAAGGGCGGAAGGTGGGCATGGTGAAAGTGCGCTTGTTTCGCCCTTTCCCTCAAGAAGAACTTTATGCCGTGCTGCGGGATGTGGAAAAGGTGGCGGTGGTGGACCGGAACGTTTCTTTCGGGGTGGGAGGAATTTTTGCCCATGAGCTGAATGCCGCCTTTTGTAATGAAAAGACTCGGCCGCCCATCTTCAGTTACATCGCCGGGTTGGGCGGAAGGGACGTAACGCCGCAAGTATTGAACGACGTGGTTTATCAGACCTATAAACGCTCCCAACCGGAAAAGCATAGTGTCTGGGTGGGAATGAGAAACGGGCCGTAGGATTGCAGATTTCAGATTGCAGATTGAAAATTGAAGATTTCTTTATTCTGTTCTTGCCCTTTTCGAGGAAATCTCAAATCTGGAATCTAAAATCTTAAATTCAAGGAGTTTGCTATGTATGAGCGCCGAGAATTGATGTATGCAGGCCACCTGGCCTGTGCGGGGTGCGGGGCGACGATGTCCATGCGCTATGCCTTAAAAGCCCTGGGAGAAAAAACCATCCTGGCCATACCGGCATGCTGCTGGTCGATCCTTGCCGGACCCTTTCCTTATAGTGCCGTAGAGGTGCCCGTGATTCATACGGCCTTTGAGACGGGAGCTTCCACTGCCTCGGGTATCAAGGCTGGGCTGGAGATGCGCGGTGACACGGAAACCACCGTGGCCGCCTGGGCGGGGGATGGCGGCACTTTTGACATCGGTATTCAGGCTCTCTCGGGCGCAGCCGAGAGGAACGATGACATTATCTACTTCTGCTACGACAATGAAGCTTACATGAACACGGGGATTCAGAGGAGTTCAGCCACGCCCTTCGGCACCTGGACAACAACAACCCCGGCCAATCACCCCAAAAGCCAACCCAAAAAAAAACATGGTAGAGATCATGGCCGCCCACCGTATCCCCTATGCCGCTACTTGCTCCGTAGCCTTTCCCGAAGACATGATGCGCAAGATCGTCAAAGCCAAATCCATCCGGGGGACCAAATTCATCCATATTTTTTCCCCCTGTCCAACGGGCTGGAAGGCGGCCTCTTCCCTGGCAGTAAAGATCGCCCGCCTGGCCGTACACACCAAAGTCTTCCCGCTTTACGAAGTGGAAGATGGTGAACGATATAACATCAACGTGGACCCCAAGAATCTGCCAGTTGACGAATACCTCCGCCTCCAGGGCCGGTTTGCCCACCTTACAGACGACGAGGTACACACCATCCAGGAAACCGTGGACCGGGAATGGGAACGACTGGTCAAGAAAGCATTGGATTAAACCCCTCACCCCAACCCTCTCCCCGACCTGGGGGAGAGGGGAAGGGTGAGGGGGAGTCGGATGGCGGTAAAAAAAATTAATGCGTTTGTATTAAATTTCAGAAGGAATTTGTTTGCGATCTTCTTGAATCCATCACTGACAAAAAACCTTTAACCTCGAGGGTGGCATATGGCCCGGAGAAAATAAAACCCCATTTCTTGATGGCCGAGATACGGGGTTTTTTTAAGGGAGTGGGATGATTCAGTGATTTTGAGTAAGGATAAGTTATGGTCTATTTTAGGAGATAAATAACATGAAAGATGAATCAAAGACCGAGAGGCAACTCGTCCAAGAATTGATAGAATTGCGCCGACAGGTTGCTGAAATGGAAAAAATAGAAGCGGAGCGCAAACGGACCGAGGAGGCACTCCGAGAATCTGAAAAGAGATATAGAGAAGTTGTGGAGAGCGCCGCGGAGATTATCCACACCACTGACATCCAGGGTAATTTCACTTTCGCCAATGCTGCTTCCTTAAGAGCTGCGGGTACTTCGCTGGAAGAATCTAAACAACTCAATTACCTGGACATCATTCATCCCGATCACCGCCAGAGGCTGGCGGAGATTTACATCAATCAGTTTCGAGAAAGGAAAGCGACGATCTATG comes from the Deltaproteobacteria bacterium genome and includes:
- a CDS encoding PAS domain S-box protein, with protein sequence MKDESKTERQLVQELIELRRQVAEMEKIEAERKRTEEALRESEKRYREVVESAAEIIHTTDIQGNFTFANAASLRAAGTSLEESKQLNYLDIIHPDHRQRLAEIYINQFRERKATIYVEFPILSRSGEVIWLGQNSSLMFEGKKVVGFHSVARDITERKQMEETLRRSEEEAKRLAQENALVAEVGRIIGSTPNIDEVFERFSKAVTKLIPFDRIVINLRGPQEDDSFVRYVA